One window of the Chitinophaga niabensis genome contains the following:
- a CDS encoding DUF7133 domain-containing protein: MIKLIGCALAGLALMSCGNQGKSPKADSIAMRQQYAESPVLTAEQSLQHLKAEDGFSVQLVAAEPQVIVPVAMTFDEKGRLWVAEMTGYMPDTSGTGENAMNGKIVILEDTTGDGAIDKRTVFLDSLVLPRALCIIENGLLVAEPPRLWFVEINGDKAGKRTLVDSAYTEGGNVEHQPNGLLRAMDNWIYNAKSNKRYRKEGNRWLKEDTHFRGQWGITQDNYGRLFYNNNSENLLGDYFSPGLGAANPNQRNVKGYDENIVPDNNVYPARPTPGVNRGYMKKVLDDSLRLIRFTAACGPVIYRAGLYGAAYEGNAFVAEPSANLIKRNILEDSGYQVKGKQAYKGREFLASTDERFRPVNLNVGPDGALYVLDMYRGIIQHRTFITPYLKNEIAVRKLTDPLNCGRIYRILPNGAKPTPFKLTTDPAQLVAALDHPNGWIRDKAQQMLVDGKYASVIPLLRQRLADVSKPIGLFHALWTLEGLHALNVADVKALTKQPDVTIRTQAIWTLPSILNNSNKAAVADILIGLLIDKQLAPSLALVLPALKKLDAGMAKRLSDALFYGFPKDVFVADALISNAKDQEAALLDEVIAWNPDTNLVIRRHLQKVLKDIANRRKASQGDALAKEFPRGNLIFKTVCQTCHGADGEGIQSLAPPLNHSEIVTGKKERLIAIVLFGLTGPVEVNGKLYKAPEINADMPGIGSNDEFSDGDIAQLMSFIRNAWGNKAEKVTEKDILSVRGKYKGRQKSFTMEEFK, translated from the coding sequence ATGATTAAATTGATCGGATGTGCTTTAGCGGGGCTGGCGCTTATGTCGTGTGGTAACCAGGGGAAGTCCCCCAAAGCTGATTCCATTGCCATGCGTCAGCAATACGCGGAATCCCCGGTGCTGACGGCAGAACAATCCCTCCAACATTTAAAAGCGGAAGACGGGTTCAGTGTTCAGCTGGTAGCAGCTGAACCGCAGGTAATTGTACCCGTGGCAATGACCTTTGATGAAAAGGGCCGCCTCTGGGTAGCGGAGATGACCGGTTATATGCCGGATACTTCGGGTACCGGCGAAAATGCCATGAACGGCAAGATCGTGATCCTGGAAGATACAACAGGAGATGGCGCTATTGATAAACGTACGGTATTCCTGGATTCCCTGGTATTACCCCGTGCCTTGTGCATCATAGAGAATGGCCTCCTCGTTGCCGAGCCTCCCCGGCTCTGGTTTGTTGAAATAAACGGCGATAAAGCCGGCAAACGCACCCTTGTGGATTCAGCCTATACAGAAGGTGGTAATGTGGAACACCAGCCCAACGGCCTCCTGCGGGCTATGGACAACTGGATCTACAATGCCAAATCCAATAAAAGATACCGGAAAGAAGGTAACCGCTGGTTGAAAGAGGATACACATTTCCGCGGCCAGTGGGGCATTACCCAGGATAATTACGGCCGCCTGTTCTATAACAACAACTCAGAGAACCTGCTGGGAGATTATTTCTCACCGGGACTGGGCGCCGCCAATCCTAATCAGCGCAATGTAAAAGGGTATGATGAAAACATCGTACCGGATAACAATGTATATCCTGCCCGGCCAACGCCGGGTGTGAACCGTGGTTACATGAAAAAGGTGCTGGACGATAGTCTCCGCCTGATCAGGTTCACCGCAGCATGCGGCCCGGTGATCTACCGCGCAGGGCTATACGGCGCGGCATATGAAGGCAATGCTTTTGTGGCGGAACCTTCCGCCAACCTCATAAAGCGCAATATCCTGGAAGACAGTGGTTACCAGGTGAAAGGTAAACAGGCTTACAAAGGCCGTGAATTCCTGGCCAGTACAGATGAACGCTTCCGCCCTGTAAACCTTAATGTTGGACCGGATGGTGCTTTGTATGTATTGGATATGTATCGCGGTATCATCCAGCACAGGACCTTCATCACTCCTTATCTCAAAAATGAAATTGCTGTACGTAAGCTCACAGATCCTTTGAACTGCGGGCGTATCTATCGTATACTACCTAATGGTGCAAAACCAACGCCATTCAAGCTTACAACAGATCCGGCACAACTTGTTGCAGCGTTGGATCATCCAAATGGATGGATCCGGGATAAAGCACAGCAAATGCTGGTAGATGGTAAATATGCATCTGTTATTCCATTGTTAAGGCAACGCCTGGCCGATGTGAGCAAACCGATTGGCCTGTTCCACGCTTTATGGACACTGGAAGGCCTGCATGCATTGAACGTAGCAGATGTAAAAGCATTGACGAAGCAGCCGGATGTAACCATTAGAACACAGGCCATCTGGACTTTACCTTCTATCCTCAATAACAGTAATAAAGCAGCCGTTGCAGATATCCTGATCGGTTTGTTAATAGATAAGCAGCTGGCGCCCTCCCTGGCGCTTGTGCTCCCTGCTTTGAAAAAGCTGGATGCAGGCATGGCCAAACGTCTATCTGATGCGCTCTTCTACGGTTTCCCGAAAGATGTTTTTGTAGCAGATGCGCTGATCAGTAATGCAAAAGACCAGGAAGCAGCGTTGCTGGATGAAGTGATAGCATGGAACCCGGATACCAACCTGGTGATCCGCCGTCACCTGCAAAAGGTATTAAAAGACATCGCTAACCGCCGGAAAGCCAGCCAGGGCGATGCATTGGCAAAAGAATTCCCGCGCGGCAACCTGATATTTAAAACCGTTTGCCAAACCTGCCATGGTGCAGATGGAGAAGGCATCCAATCCCTTGCACCACCTTTGAACCATTCTGAAATTGTAACCGGTAAAAAGGAAAGACTGATCGCCATTGTATTGTTTGGATTGACCGGTCCGGTAGAAGTGAATGGCAAATTGTACAAAGCCCCTGAGATCAATGCGGACATGCCGGGGATTGGCAGTAATGATGAATTCTCTGACGGGGATATTGCGCAGCTTATGAGCTTTATCCGCAACGCATGGGGTAATAAAGCAGAGAAGGTAACGGAGAAGGATATACTGAGTGTGCGGGGGAAATATAAAGGCCGGCAGAAGTCTTTCACCATGGAAGAATTTAAATAA